In the Ensifer adhaerens genome, one interval contains:
- a CDS encoding ABC transporter substrate-binding protein, which yields MSSSIFGQAYRRRSVLKSLAAVGTLPFITPLASSTALASGNKYAGRTINLLIIQPHVVTGKKIAEDFERLTGAKVNVTAVPYDQVSVKATLDVQSGANQFDIIDYFYTYKGQLAEDGVIEDVTDLIERDKAEIQPEDFIQTIYDQYTLHDGRRYGLPYDGDSHLLFYNRELFDRYGLKAPSTWDEYNENAKVITEAEAKNGIYGAAVLGAKIPVIILSTYANRLTGFGGNFLKADGTSALDSTEAVEALKSLLASAPHALPTPLETRFEEGLPAFLNGKAAQIDFWTDLGGYAQDPKGSKIVDKWGVARIPTGGSNKTPRLAFNAGFGFAITSGSKNKDVAWDLIKLATSKDYHEQLLALTGSGIDPDRQSGLKSEKFKAFQPLVQPLLDDGALENSLAWPTAVYAPKLENALTDELALALAGSKSAEQAIADAHQAWTEIIETNG from the coding sequence ATGTCCAGTTCCATTTTCGGCCAGGCCTATCGCCGCCGCAGCGTGCTGAAATCGCTTGCCGCCGTGGGTACCCTGCCCTTCATCACACCGCTTGCTTCCTCGACCGCGCTTGCCTCCGGCAACAAGTACGCCGGGCGCACGATCAATCTCCTGATCATCCAGCCGCATGTCGTCACCGGCAAGAAGATCGCCGAGGACTTCGAGCGGCTGACCGGCGCCAAGGTCAACGTCACGGCGGTGCCCTACGACCAGGTCAGCGTCAAGGCGACACTGGACGTGCAATCGGGCGCAAACCAGTTCGACATCATCGACTACTTCTACACCTACAAGGGCCAGCTTGCCGAAGACGGCGTGATCGAGGACGTGACGGATCTGATCGAGCGCGACAAGGCCGAGATCCAGCCGGAAGACTTCATCCAGACGATCTACGACCAATACACGCTGCACGACGGCCGCCGCTACGGCCTGCCCTATGACGGCGACAGCCACCTGTTGTTCTACAACCGCGAACTCTTCGACCGCTACGGCCTGAAGGCGCCCTCCACCTGGGACGAATACAACGAGAACGCCAAGGTGATCACCGAGGCCGAAGCGAAGAACGGCATCTATGGCGCGGCCGTTCTCGGCGCCAAGATCCCGGTCATCATCCTCTCGACGTATGCGAACCGCCTGACTGGCTTCGGCGGCAATTTCCTGAAGGCTGACGGCACCTCCGCACTCGACAGCACGGAGGCCGTCGAGGCCCTGAAGTCGCTGCTCGCCTCTGCACCCCATGCGCTGCCGACTCCGCTCGAGACACGTTTCGAAGAGGGGCTGCCCGCCTTCCTCAACGGCAAGGCGGCGCAGATCGATTTCTGGACGGATCTTGGCGGCTATGCCCAGGATCCCAAGGGTTCGAAGATCGTGGACAAATGGGGTGTGGCTCGCATTCCGACCGGCGGCAGCAACAAGACGCCGCGCCTCGCCTTCAACGCCGGCTTCGGCTTTGCGATCACCAGCGGCTCAAAGAACAAGGATGTCGCCTGGGACCTGATCAAGCTCGCCACCAGCAAGGACTATCACGAGCAACTGCTGGCCTTGACCGGCTCGGGCATCGACCCGGACCGCCAGTCAGGCCTGAAGTCGGAGAAGTTCAAGGCATTCCAACCGCTCGTGCAGCCACTGCTCGACGACGGCGCATTGGAGAACAGCCTCGCCTGGCCGACCGCCGTCTATGCGCCGAAGCTCGAAAATGCGCTGACCGACGAGCTGGCACTGGCGCTTGCCGGCAGCAAGAGCGCAGAACAGGCGATCGCC
- the yghU gene encoding glutathione-dependent disulfide-bond oxidoreductase, whose translation MTEKSLADSFPAGYQPPKVWSWEKGNGGAFASINRPISGPTHEKDLPVGKHPLQLYSLATPNGVKVTIMLEELLAAGHSGAEYDAWPIRIGDGDQFGSGFVEINPNSKIPALTDHKPKGGGAPVRVFESASILTYLAEKFGAFLPSELRARTETLNWLFWQMGSAPFLGGGFGHFYAYAPMHIKYAIDRYAMEVKRQLDVLDRHLANHRFLAGSEYTIADMATWPWYGNLALGQVYGDAGTFLEVQSYEHVQRWTAEIAARPAVKRGRMVNRLSGDPAEQLHERHDASDFDTKTEDKIVEKQTA comes from the coding sequence ATGACCGAGAAGTCCCTCGCCGACAGTTTCCCCGCCGGCTATCAACCTCCGAAAGTCTGGAGCTGGGAAAAAGGCAATGGCGGCGCATTTGCCAGCATCAATCGCCCGATCTCCGGGCCGACCCACGAAAAGGACCTGCCTGTCGGGAAGCACCCGCTGCAGCTCTACTCGCTCGCAACGCCGAATGGCGTGAAGGTCACGATCATGCTCGAAGAGCTTTTGGCCGCCGGCCATTCGGGCGCCGAGTACGATGCCTGGCCGATCCGTATCGGTGATGGCGACCAGTTCGGTTCCGGCTTCGTCGAGATTAACCCGAACTCAAAGATCCCGGCGCTGACGGACCATAAGCCGAAGGGCGGCGGCGCACCCGTCCGCGTCTTCGAGTCGGCCTCCATCCTCACCTACCTCGCTGAGAAATTCGGCGCCTTCCTGCCGAGCGAACTTCGCGCCCGCACCGAGACCTTGAACTGGCTGTTCTGGCAGATGGGCTCTGCGCCCTTCCTCGGCGGCGGTTTCGGCCATTTCTACGCCTATGCGCCGATGCACATCAAATACGCCATCGACCGCTACGCCATGGAAGTGAAGCGCCAGCTCGACGTTCTCGACCGTCATCTTGCCAACCACCGGTTCCTGGCCGGCTCCGAATACACCATTGCCGACATGGCCACCTGGCCCTGGTATGGCAACCTGGCACTTGGCCAGGTCTATGGCGACGCCGGTACCTTCCTCGAGGTCCAGAGCTACGAGCACGTCCAGCGCTGGACGGCCGAAATTGCCGCTCGCCCGGCAGTCAAGCGCGGCCGCATGGTCAACCGTCTGAGCGGCGATCCGGCCGAGCAATTGCATGAGCGTCACGACGCCTCCGACTTCGACACGAAGACTGAGGACAAGATCGTCGAGAAGCAGACCGCGTAA
- a CDS encoding VOC family protein gives MAKNTICLWYDKDAESAARFYAEVFPDSRLTSVHRAPGDYPSGKEGDVLTVEFTVAGIACLGLNGGPMFKHNEAFSFQIATDDQEETDRYWNAIVNNGGEESACGWCKDKWGISWQITPRVLTDAMAAGGGEAKRAFEAMMTMRKIDVAAIEAARRG, from the coding sequence ATGGCAAAGAACACGATCTGCCTCTGGTACGACAAGGACGCCGAATCCGCCGCGCGGTTCTACGCCGAGGTCTTTCCCGACAGCCGTCTGACCTCAGTGCACCGGGCACCCGGCGACTACCCGTCCGGCAAGGAGGGCGATGTGCTGACGGTTGAGTTCACCGTTGCCGGCATCGCCTGTCTCGGACTGAACGGCGGTCCGATGTTCAAGCACAACGAGGCCTTCTCGTTCCAGATCGCCACCGACGATCAGGAAGAGACCGACCGCTATTGGAATGCGATCGTCAACAATGGCGGCGAGGAGAGCGCCTGCGGCTGGTGCAAGGACAAGTGGGGAATCTCCTGGCAGATCACGCCTCGCGTTCTGACGGATGCGATGGCGGCTGGCGGCGGCGAGGCAAAGCGCGCCTTCGAGGCCATGATGACCATGCGGAAGATCGACGTGGCTGCGATCGAGGCGGCACGGCGCGGTTGA
- a CDS encoding SDR family NAD(P)-dependent oxidoreductase, whose translation MNQMDGTLAVVTGAGRGLGAALAYTLAEAGCDLVLCGRSANALGDVTQAIIQNLGRRVQTVELDLSDAESVAAAVTRIKAENACVDILVNNGAMWLEDSEVDHSADDVFGVVNAAVTGTFLLTQGLLPLLNQSPRPDIVTIGSISGLPNAPLQTVSVPFYAAKRAQAALADGLRQKLAGTPVRSIVVHPPYLDDVSPLVEAWHEAGARKKGEAATNRDVCDAVLFALTRPRHVTLSITVDADEGGLHPSGRI comes from the coding sequence ATGAATCAGATGGATGGAACCCTTGCCGTGGTGACGGGAGCGGGCCGCGGCCTCGGCGCTGCATTGGCCTATACGCTCGCCGAAGCAGGATGCGATCTCGTGCTTTGCGGGCGCAGCGCGAACGCGCTTGGAGACGTGACCCAGGCGATCATCCAGAATCTCGGAAGGCGCGTGCAAACGGTTGAACTCGATCTTTCCGATGCGGAGAGCGTGGCGGCAGCGGTTACGCGCATCAAGGCGGAAAACGCCTGCGTCGACATCCTCGTCAACAACGGCGCGATGTGGCTCGAGGATAGCGAGGTGGATCATTCGGCCGACGACGTGTTCGGCGTCGTCAATGCGGCGGTCACCGGAACGTTCCTGTTGACCCAAGGCCTGCTGCCGCTGCTCAACCAATCGCCTCGGCCCGATATCGTCACCATCGGTTCGATCAGCGGTCTCCCGAATGCGCCGCTGCAGACCGTGTCCGTACCGTTTTACGCCGCCAAGCGCGCACAGGCCGCGCTGGCGGACGGCCTGCGCCAGAAACTCGCAGGCACGCCCGTGCGCTCGATCGTCGTTCATCCGCCCTATCTCGATGACGTCTCGCCACTGGTGGAAGCGTGGCACGAAGCCGGCGCGCGAAAGAAGGGCGAGGCGGCGACCAATCGTGACGTCTGCGACGCCGTGCTGTTTGCGCTGACGCGTCCCCGGCATGTGACCTTGTCGATCACGGTCGATGCCGACGAAGGTGGCCTCCATCCTTCAGGAAGGATCTGA
- a CDS encoding glutathione S-transferase family protein, which yields MHTIAEPIFTAGFPLGSSAGLVTAFEWLGQPYRLTRVDMLGEMRTDAYQRLNGRVETPVLVTGEGRVITETMAIAQWLEARDHERRISFAPGTYEADRMHQFIAFLNTGFTGAFFPLWVALEAEEATEDYRETLRVFGREFVARRHAQLEAMMGDGDYLLGDRPTLADAVFVGVARWVDFHEAIAPEDYARSYPRVHALRQRIEADPAFRFALAIEDGEPAAGNGSMKGLIPLQDVLRLAGALAD from the coding sequence ATGCACACTATCGCTGAACCGATCTTCACCGCGGGCTTCCCGCTCGGTAGTTCCGCAGGACTGGTCACTGCCTTCGAATGGCTCGGCCAGCCCTACCGTCTTACCCGCGTCGATATGCTCGGAGAAATGCGCACGGACGCCTACCAGCGCCTGAATGGCCGGGTGGAAACGCCTGTGCTCGTGACCGGCGAAGGGCGCGTCATCACCGAGACGATGGCGATCGCCCAATGGCTCGAGGCGCGCGACCATGAGCGTCGCATCAGCTTTGCGCCGGGCACGTACGAGGCGGACCGGATGCACCAGTTCATCGCCTTCCTCAATACCGGCTTCACCGGAGCCTTCTTCCCCCTGTGGGTGGCGCTGGAAGCGGAAGAGGCGACCGAGGACTACCGTGAGACGCTACGCGTCTTCGGCCGCGAATTCGTCGCCAGGCGCCATGCCCAGCTTGAGGCGATGATGGGTGATGGTGACTATCTGCTGGGCGACCGCCCGACGCTCGCCGATGCAGTGTTCGTCGGCGTCGCACGCTGGGTGGACTTTCACGAGGCGATCGCGCCCGAGGACTACGCGCGCAGCTACCCGCGCGTCCATGCGCTGCGCCAACGCATTGAGGCCGACCCTGCGTTCCGCTTCGCGCTGGCGATCGAAGACGGTGAGCCTGCCGCCGGCAACGGTTCGATGAAAGGTCTCATTCCGCTCCAGGACGTCTTGCGTCTGGCGGGCGCGCTTGCGGACTGA
- a CDS encoding alpha/beta fold hydrolase, which translates to MAARTIETRTIRMNVVDQGEGPLVLFCHGFPETSHVWRHQIAALAKAGFRAVAPDMRGYGHTECPLAIDEYTLFHIVGDMVALLDALGAETAIIVGNDWGASVAWQAAQMRPDRFRGVVAISVPMMAPPPVPPTRIFPQTDEAQLYTLYFQKPGVAEAELERDIRQTLRKILFAASGDAGPRQAGDRTPNPFGMVPRRDGLLARLPDPKAMPDWLTAADLDAYAESFARSGFRGGLNYYRNLDRNWQLQASLAGVTVDVPALFMVGERDTGLSIPGMRDIIDAMPRLAPQLMGKVVVPGSGHWLPQERADVVSDAIIDFARRI; encoded by the coding sequence ATGGCTGCTCGCACCATCGAAACGAGAACAATCCGGATGAATGTCGTCGACCAGGGAGAAGGGCCGCTCGTCCTTTTCTGCCACGGCTTTCCGGAAACCTCCCATGTCTGGCGCCACCAGATTGCGGCGCTCGCCAAGGCCGGATTTCGTGCGGTTGCGCCGGACATGCGTGGATACGGGCACACGGAATGCCCCTTGGCGATCGACGAATACACCCTGTTTCACATCGTCGGGGATATGGTCGCACTCCTGGATGCGCTCGGCGCGGAGACGGCCATCATCGTCGGCAACGACTGGGGTGCCTCGGTCGCGTGGCAGGCGGCACAGATGCGGCCGGACCGCTTCCGCGGCGTGGTCGCGATCAGCGTGCCTATGATGGCTCCGCCGCCCGTGCCGCCGACCCGCATCTTCCCGCAGACCGACGAGGCGCAGCTTTACACGCTCTACTTCCAGAAACCCGGCGTCGCCGAAGCGGAACTGGAGCGAGACATTCGACAGACGCTCCGCAAGATCCTCTTTGCGGCTTCGGGAGACGCCGGCCCCCGGCAAGCCGGGGACCGGACGCCAAATCCGTTCGGGATGGTCCCACGGCGAGACGGACTGCTCGCACGCCTCCCCGATCCGAAAGCGATGCCGGACTGGCTGACGGCTGCCGATCTCGACGCCTATGCCGAGTCATTCGCCCGTTCCGGTTTTCGCGGCGGGCTCAACTACTACCGCAACCTCGATCGCAACTGGCAACTGCAAGCATCGCTCGCCGGCGTGACGGTCGATGTGCCGGCCCTGTTCATGGTTGGCGAACGGGACACCGGGCTCAGCATCCCGGGGATGCGCGACATCATCGACGCTATGCCCCGTCTCGCACCGCAACTCATGGGCAAAGTTGTCGTGCCCGGCAGCGGGCACTGGCTCCCACAGGAGCGTGCGGACGTTGTGAGCGATGCGATCATCGATTTCGCCCGCCGCATCTGA
- a CDS encoding Rrf2 family transcriptional regulator, producing the protein MKRDSRLARMIHVLIHMGLLGGRETSETIAKMLNTNPVVVRRTMAALKRKGVVGSEGGRGGGWVLLRPLDDLTVLDIQKALDEGEVLAAGVSEDHPTCPVERAANAALVRAFDKAESALLDEFAKLRLSLIAEQAMSVDRHPPRDGKDDD; encoded by the coding sequence ATGAAACGAGACAGTCGGCTGGCGCGGATGATCCATGTGCTCATCCATATGGGGCTCCTGGGCGGGCGCGAGACCTCGGAAACCATTGCGAAGATGCTGAACACCAATCCGGTGGTCGTGCGCCGTACGATGGCAGCCCTGAAGCGCAAGGGCGTGGTTGGTTCCGAGGGAGGGCGAGGCGGCGGATGGGTGCTGCTGCGGCCGCTCGACGATCTCACCGTCCTCGATATCCAGAAGGCGCTGGATGAAGGCGAGGTGCTGGCCGCAGGTGTTTCGGAGGATCATCCCACCTGTCCGGTGGAGCGGGCAGCAAATGCCGCCCTGGTGCGGGCCTTCGACAAGGCGGAGAGCGCATTGCTGGACGAGTTTGCAAAGCTGAGGTTATCGCTAATCGCCGAGCAGGCCATGTCGGTCGACAGACACCCGCCTCGGGATGGAAAAGATGACGACTGA
- a CDS encoding GNAT family N-acetyltransferase, whose translation MTTENRADDPYFLWRGDFTNAELNALHAECFEHAVLDDDWRKQVNNFSLGWVCLRLEGNLAGFVNVAWDGGVHAFLLDTMVSAPWRRRGYARRLVEEAVANARQSGCEWLHVDFEPHLRDFYLEACKFVPTDAGLIRLG comes from the coding sequence ATGACGACTGAAAACCGCGCTGACGATCCGTACTTCCTATGGCGTGGCGACTTCACGAATGCCGAGCTGAACGCGCTGCATGCCGAGTGCTTCGAACACGCCGTACTCGATGACGATTGGAGGAAACAGGTGAACAATTTCAGCCTAGGCTGGGTTTGTCTGCGTCTCGAGGGAAATCTTGCCGGCTTCGTCAATGTTGCCTGGGACGGCGGCGTGCACGCCTTTCTGCTCGACACCATGGTCTCGGCGCCGTGGCGGCGAAGGGGCTATGCGCGCCGGCTCGTCGAAGAGGCGGTGGCAAACGCAAGGCAATCAGGCTGCGAATGGCTGCATGTCGACTTCGAGCCCCATCTTCGCGATTTCTATCTTGAAGCCTGCAAGTTTGTCCCCACCGATGCCGGCCTGATCCGCTTGGGATAG
- a CDS encoding helix-turn-helix domain-containing protein, with protein MTFQPRMQNRISGFKVLGGLHRREWNGIIADVWDVECEARAGGHYVSDDPRMFIVLDAQGGSRCNVKLSPGGPGTVQNYREQGLSYIPAGMEIWADVVDVQYIRHLDLHFNLEVLSRRLMEDLDASRCDGPRLMFHDERFLQLARLIAAECLNPQPLHDLYGDGLTVALFIDLMKLNRADPRKRSPLAAWQMRRVADYIAENFGRSIRLQELAALVGLSQSHFSHAFKASTGMAPHQWQTNARIERAKQLLLKNGASLTATAVETGFADQAHFTRVFRKVVGTTPAQWRRSRLA; from the coding sequence ATGACATTCCAGCCACGGATGCAGAACAGGATCTCCGGGTTCAAGGTCCTCGGCGGTTTGCACCGTCGCGAATGGAACGGGATCATAGCCGACGTCTGGGATGTCGAGTGCGAGGCGCGCGCCGGCGGTCACTACGTGTCCGACGATCCGCGCATGTTCATCGTGCTCGATGCGCAAGGTGGCAGCCGCTGCAATGTCAAGCTCTCGCCCGGCGGCCCTGGGACGGTGCAGAACTACCGCGAACAGGGACTTTCCTACATCCCGGCGGGCATGGAGATCTGGGCCGATGTCGTCGACGTGCAATACATCCGCCATCTCGATCTGCACTTCAATCTCGAGGTCCTCAGCCGACGGCTGATGGAGGATCTCGACGCCAGCCGTTGCGATGGGCCCCGGCTGATGTTTCATGATGAGCGTTTCCTGCAACTCGCGCGGCTCATCGCTGCGGAGTGCCTCAATCCGCAGCCGTTGCATGATCTCTATGGTGATGGTCTGACGGTCGCGCTGTTCATCGACCTGATGAAGCTCAACCGTGCCGATCCGCGCAAGCGCAGCCCGCTTGCCGCCTGGCAAATGCGCCGCGTGGCTGACTACATCGCGGAAAACTTCGGCCGCAGCATTCGGCTCCAGGAGCTGGCGGCGCTTGTGGGATTGTCGCAATCGCATTTCAGCCACGCCTTCAAGGCCTCAACCGGAATGGCGCCGCATCAATGGCAGACGAATGCGCGCATCGAACGGGCCAAGCAACTCCTGCTGAAGAATGGCGCGTCGCTGACGGCGACGGCCGTCGAAACCGGGTTCGCGGACCAAGCGCATTTCACGCGGGTCTTCCGCAAGGTCGTCGGCACCACGCCAGCGCAGTGGAGGCGGAGCCGCTTGGCCTGA
- a CDS encoding TonB-dependent siderophore receptor, which translates to MKEMMVGGRAAGLAEWLAGGVAGIAILAAGAAIAQDAPATRLEKIEVQVGTTKDDATGPVEGYVAKATTTGSKSATPINEVPQSVSVIGRDELDDRGVVNKIDEALRYTPGVMAEPFGVDPDTDWFYIRGFDATQTGVFLDGLNLFSYGFGGFQIDPFMLERVEVLKGPASVLYGGANPGGIVSLISKRPSDETSAYVETGITNNGNAFLGIDVNRPLDDAINYRVTGKVSGGNNYTDHSEDLRGFILPQITYEPDDATSLAVYGLLQCLDQVHTGGGFLPYVGTVVDAPFGKIDRKAFFGEPAIDTGTYVQQMLGYEFKHEFDSGWQLSQNLRYGHLYKHENGPYTYGYYDPSLPFPVSPTPATPDNLLYRLGFEATSRVDTFGVDNRLEGEFETGALDHALLVGIDYKLFRLDHVQASSAGTPISATDPVYGAPQPANAIYINQVITQQQFGVYAQDQIRFGDVWLVTLNGRYDYVDTKTDNGPTFWAPTQNSSFGYSEGAVTGRAGLAYEFDNGLIPYASVATFFNPVVAVTATGNTKPEEGEQFEAGVKYEPTFFDGMLTASIYQLTKRNALVTDPLTSISTQTGEVRSRGIELEGKVNLNESWKVIAGLDFMDIEVTEDANRALVGKSPYLVPDTQASLWIDYTVQQGALEGVSLGAGVRYRGESWANKENTAKVPSATVFDAGLRYEKEGWGAALNVTNLFDKKYVSGCSGVLVCGYGDARTVTLKLSKTW; encoded by the coding sequence ATGAAAGAGATGATGGTAGGTGGCAGGGCGGCGGGTTTGGCCGAATGGCTGGCTGGAGGAGTAGCCGGCATTGCAATTCTGGCGGCGGGCGCCGCGATAGCGCAGGATGCGCCGGCGACCCGGCTGGAAAAGATCGAGGTGCAGGTCGGGACGACCAAGGACGATGCGACCGGCCCGGTCGAGGGTTACGTCGCCAAGGCCACGACCACCGGTTCGAAATCTGCCACCCCGATCAACGAAGTTCCCCAGTCCGTATCGGTCATCGGTCGCGATGAGCTGGATGATCGCGGCGTCGTCAACAAGATCGATGAGGCGCTTCGCTATACGCCAGGCGTGATGGCCGAGCCCTTCGGCGTCGATCCGGACACCGACTGGTTCTACATCCGCGGTTTCGATGCGACGCAGACCGGCGTTTTCCTCGACGGCCTCAACCTCTTCTCCTATGGTTTCGGCGGATTCCAGATCGATCCGTTCATGCTGGAGCGTGTCGAGGTGCTGAAAGGGCCGGCGTCGGTGCTCTATGGCGGCGCCAATCCGGGCGGCATCGTCAGCCTCATCAGCAAGCGGCCGAGTGATGAGACCTCTGCTTATGTGGAGACCGGCATCACCAACAACGGCAATGCCTTCCTCGGCATCGACGTGAACCGCCCGCTGGACGACGCGATCAACTATCGCGTCACCGGAAAGGTCTCCGGCGGCAACAACTACACCGACCATTCGGAAGATTTGCGCGGCTTCATCCTGCCGCAGATCACTTACGAGCCCGACGATGCGACCAGCCTGGCGGTCTACGGCCTGCTGCAGTGCCTTGATCAGGTCCACACCGGCGGCGGTTTCCTGCCCTATGTCGGTACGGTCGTCGATGCGCCCTTCGGCAAGATCGATCGCAAGGCCTTCTTCGGTGAACCGGCAATCGATACCGGCACCTATGTGCAGCAGATGCTCGGCTACGAGTTCAAGCACGAATTCGACAGCGGCTGGCAGCTCAGCCAGAACCTGCGCTATGGTCATCTCTACAAGCACGAGAACGGCCCTTACACCTACGGCTACTACGATCCGAGCCTGCCGTTCCCGGTTTCGCCGACGCCGGCAACGCCCGACAATCTGCTCTATCGCCTTGGCTTCGAGGCAACCTCCAGGGTCGATACATTCGGCGTCGACAACCGTCTTGAAGGCGAGTTCGAGACCGGTGCGCTGGATCATGCGCTGCTGGTCGGTATCGACTACAAGCTCTTCCGCCTGGATCACGTGCAGGCGTCGTCTGCGGGAACGCCGATCAGCGCAACGGATCCGGTCTATGGCGCGCCTCAGCCGGCCAACGCCATCTACATCAACCAGGTGATCACCCAGCAGCAGTTTGGCGTCTACGCTCAAGACCAGATCCGCTTCGGCGACGTTTGGCTCGTCACGCTCAATGGCCGCTACGACTATGTCGACACCAAGACCGACAACGGCCCCACCTTCTGGGCTCCGACGCAAAACTCGAGCTTCGGCTACAGCGAAGGCGCCGTCACCGGCCGCGCCGGGCTTGCCTATGAATTCGACAATGGCTTGATCCCCTATGCGAGCGTCGCCACCTTCTTCAATCCGGTCGTGGCCGTGACAGCTACCGGCAACACCAAGCCGGAGGAAGGCGAGCAGTTCGAAGCCGGGGTCAAGTACGAGCCGACCTTCTTCGATGGCATGCTGACGGCATCCATCTACCAGCTGACCAAACGCAACGCGCTCGTGACCGACCCGCTGACGAGCATATCCACCCAGACCGGCGAAGTGCGCTCCCGCGGCATCGAGCTTGAGGGCAAGGTCAATCTCAACGAAAGTTGGAAGGTGATCGCGGGCCTCGACTTCATGGATATCGAGGTGACCGAGGACGCGAACCGGGCACTGGTCGGCAAATCGCCCTATCTCGTCCCCGACACGCAGGCCTCGTTATGGATCGACTACACCGTGCAGCAGGGCGCGCTCGAGGGCGTCAGCCTCGGTGCTGGTGTTCGCTATCGCGGCGAGAGTTGGGCGAACAAGGAGAACACGGCGAAGGTGCCCTCCGCGACGGTCTTCGATGCGGGGCTGCGTTATGAGAAGGAGGGATGGGGCGCTGCCCTGAACGTCACCAACCTTTTCGACAAGAAGTATGTGAGCGGTTGCAGCGGCGTGCTCGTCTGCGGTTACGGCGACGCAAGGACCGTCACGCTCAAGCTCAGCAAGACATGGTAA
- a CDS encoding DUF6916 family protein gives MELLTLQHFAGCVGQAFDLSLGESTMPLTLAEATPGATQILPGMRRAPFSLMFRSSSAVVLPQQIYKLNNASLGALEIFLVPVARDKQGIVYQAIFN, from the coding sequence ATGGAACTGTTGACGCTTCAACATTTTGCGGGTTGCGTCGGCCAGGCGTTCGATCTCTCTCTTGGCGAAAGCACGATGCCGTTGACCCTGGCGGAGGCGACGCCGGGTGCGACCCAGATTCTGCCCGGCATGCGCCGCGCGCCTTTCTCCCTCATGTTCCGCAGCAGTTCGGCAGTGGTGCTGCCGCAGCAGATCTACAAGCTGAACAACGCGTCGCTCGGCGCGTTGGAGATCTTCCTCGTGCCGGTCGCCCGCGACAAACAGGGCATCGTCTATCAGGCGATCTTCAACTGA
- a CDS encoding GNAT family N-acetyltransferase has translation MIPHDIAAISFPTRLAPARLSVAHFVLRHATSADVPFLLGLYRSFRADELAAIPWPDEQKHAFLDQQFAFQHRHYMATFPEADFLVVELESRPVGRVYLDFTRDNWLIIDIGLLPEWRGCGRGSAILSAILRQASQSGAVSVTLHVEQHNVRARALYQRLGFRVEADGGSHIRMGWPCDDVRC, from the coding sequence GTGATACCGCACGACATTGCCGCGATCAGCTTTCCGACGCGGCTTGCGCCTGCTCGCCTGTCGGTCGCACATTTCGTGCTGCGTCATGCCACATCGGCGGACGTTCCGTTTCTGCTCGGTCTCTATCGCTCGTTTCGGGCAGACGAACTGGCAGCGATACCCTGGCCGGACGAGCAGAAGCATGCCTTTCTCGACCAGCAGTTCGCCTTCCAGCACCGCCACTACATGGCGACCTTTCCCGAAGCGGATTTTCTCGTCGTCGAGCTTGAAAGCAGGCCCGTCGGCCGCGTCTATCTGGATTTCACGCGAGACAACTGGCTCATCATCGATATCGGTCTGCTGCCGGAATGGCGCGGATGCGGCAGAGGAAGCGCCATCCTGTCGGCCATTCTCCGGCAGGCGAGCCAGTCGGGCGCCGTTTCGGTGACCCTGCATGTCGAACAGCACAATGTCCGCGCGCGAGCGCTCTACCAGCGTCTTGGATTTCGCGTAGAAGCCGATGGCGGATCACATATCCGGATGGGATGGCCTTGCGACGATGTCCGTTGCTGA
- a CDS encoding phage tail protein — protein MTEPFIGEIQLFGFNFAPYGWALCNGTLLPIQQNTPLFALIGNSYGGDGRSNFQLPNFAGRAGCSQGSGPGLTPHAIGEVFGSESVTLLSTEMPAHTHALTIYNQTDVSKRASTPSAGNSLTLPAQNTVMAAVAAKPDAQFAPSMIGPTGGNQPHENRQPFLAVNFCIALQGAFPSFP, from the coding sequence ATGACAGAGCCTTTCATTGGTGAAATCCAGCTTTTCGGCTTCAACTTCGCACCTTATGGCTGGGCGCTTTGCAACGGCACACTGCTTCCTATCCAGCAAAATACTCCCTTGTTCGCCCTGATTGGCAACTCCTATGGTGGCGACGGACGAAGCAATTTTCAGTTGCCGAATTTTGCCGGCCGCGCCGGTTGCAGTCAGGGCAGTGGTCCAGGCCTAACGCCCCACGCCATCGGGGAGGTCTTCGGATCGGAGAGCGTCACACTGCTCTCCACCGAAATGCCCGCCCACACCCACGCGTTGACGATCTACAACCAGACTGACGTCTCGAAGAGGGCGAGCACGCCGTCTGCCGGGAACTCGCTGACCCTGCCGGCTCAAAATACGGTCATGGCGGCGGTCGCCGCAAAACCGGATGCCCAGTTTGCACCCAGCATGATCGGCCCCACAGGCGGGAACCAGCCGCATGAAAACCGCCAACCTTTCCTCGCCGTCAATTTCTGCATTGCCCTTCAAGGCGCGTTTCCGTCGTTCCCGTGA